Proteins from one Primulina huaijiensis isolate GDHJ02 chromosome 18, ASM1229523v2, whole genome shotgun sequence genomic window:
- the LOC140963765 gene encoding grpE protein homolog 2, mitochondrial-like, which translates to MSMSRITTRFSRAVLAQFRHPRPLFGRQDTHCVSSFSNLLYPHDEVGRGRISLLHHSALNSSAFQWFGFSSSSSPQVNEETARSGSEVENKTERGDVPDHSDVSVSAEKTESDLENDLSRDDLMKILVEKEQLLVTKQEEIEKMKDKVLRTFAEMENVKDRTKREAENAKKFAIQNFAKSLLDVADNLGRASSAAKESYTKIDASTDTAGAVQQLKILLDGVEMTEKQLTEVFKKFGLEKYDPINEEFDPNRHSAVFQVPDASKPAGHVAVVLKAGYMLHDRVIRPAEVGVTVAMNNE; encoded by the exons ATGTCGATGAGCAGAATAACGACCAGATTTTCGAGGGCTGTGCTGGCCCAGTTCCGCCACCCGCGGCCCCTATTCGGGCGTCAGGATACGCATTGCGTTTCTTCTTTTTCTAACCTGCTCTATCCCCATGATGAG GTGGGACGCGGTCGCATATCATTGCTACATCATTCAGCTCTAAATTCATCCGCCTTCCAATGGTTCGGATTTTCGTCATCTTCATCACCACAAGTAAACGAGGAGACTGCTCGATCTGGGAGCGAAgtggaaaataagacagaaAGAGGTGATGTTCCTGATCATTCAGATGTATCAGTTTCCGCTGAGAAAACTGAATCAG ATTTGGAGAATGACCTTTCAAGAGATGATCTTATGAAAATCCTTGTGGAGAAGGAACAACTTCTGGTTACAAAGCAGGaagaaattgagaaaatgaagGATAAGGTTCTGAGGACTTTTGCAGAGATGGAAAATGTAAAGGATCGTACCAAACGTGAGGCAGAAAATGCAAAGAAATTTGCTATTCAG AATTTTGCTAAGAGTCTGTTGGATGTGGCGGATAATTTGGGGAGGGCTTCTTCTGCTGCTAAAGAGAGTTATACGAAAATTGATGCATCCACAGATACAGCTGGTGCTGTTCAACAACTTAAGATACTCCTCGATGGTGTTGAAATGACTGAGAAACAATTAACagag GTATTTAAAAAGTTTGGACTAGAGAAGTACGACCCAATAAATGAAGAATTCGACCCAAACAGACATAGTGCCGTATTCCAAGTACCAGATGCCTCAAAGCCAGCGGGCCATGTCGCAGTTGTTCTTAAG GCTGGATACAT